A section of the Streptomyces sp. V3I8 genome encodes:
- a CDS encoding alpha/beta hydrolase yields the protein MSLPPALAALLAPPDPTRLPLPPAALPAAGVRLLRGVPYLVPDGRRPLELDLWLPAEPAGPLPVVVFVHGGAWRTGLRDDLGPAFRSWRPGPFARLAQAGFAVACADYRLSGEAVHPTQVDDLTAALSWLHARSGELGLDTARTVVWGESAGGHLAALLALTMPDRDPEVPPVTGCVTWYAPTDLVALTEDPADPRTFEAMLVGGAPADLPERARDAGPVHHVTSAAPPFLVLHGTQDSVVPSDQAVRLAAALRGAGVSVDLHLVPGADHLWHGLTPSGAEDCFTRSLDFVRARTADSASG from the coding sequence ATGTCCCTGCCGCCCGCCCTCGCCGCGCTGCTCGCCCCGCCCGACCCCACCCGGCTGCCCCTGCCTCCCGCGGCGCTTCCCGCCGCGGGTGTACGTCTGCTGCGCGGCGTCCCCTACCTGGTGCCCGACGGCCGACGGCCCCTCGAACTGGACCTGTGGCTCCCCGCCGAGCCCGCCGGACCGCTCCCGGTCGTCGTCTTCGTCCACGGAGGCGCCTGGCGCACGGGCCTGCGCGACGACCTGGGACCCGCGTTCCGCTCCTGGCGGCCCGGCCCCTTCGCCCGTCTCGCGCAGGCGGGGTTCGCCGTCGCCTGCGCCGACTACCGGCTCAGCGGCGAGGCCGTGCACCCCACTCAGGTGGACGACCTCACCGCCGCGTTGTCCTGGCTGCACGCACGGTCCGGTGAACTCGGCCTGGACACCGCCCGAACCGTCGTCTGGGGCGAGTCCGCGGGCGGGCACCTCGCCGCCCTGCTGGCACTGACCATGCCCGACCGCGATCCCGAGGTCCCACCGGTGACCGGCTGTGTCACCTGGTACGCCCCCACCGACCTGGTGGCACTCACCGAGGACCCCGCCGATCCGCGCACCTTCGAGGCGATGCTGGTCGGGGGCGCCCCCGCCGACCTCCCCGAGCGCGCCCGGGACGCCGGTCCCGTCCATCACGTCACCTCCGCAGCGCCGCCCTTCCTCGTGCTGCACGGCACGCAGGACAGCGTCGTCCCCAGCGACCAGGCCGTCCGCCTGGCCGCGGCGCTGCGGGGGGCGGGGGTGTCCGTGGACCTGCACCTGGTCCCCGGAGCCGACCACCTCTGGCACGGACTCACCCCCTCCGGGGCCGAGGACTGCTTCACCCGCTCGCTCGACTTCGTCCGGGCCCGGACCGCGGACTCCGCTTCCGGCTGA
- a CDS encoding NUDIX hydrolase, whose protein sequence is MDDYVTALRRAVGTKPLILPGASVLVTDPEGGILLLARADTGGWGLPGGIMEPGESFEETGRREVLEETGLTVGRLELLGVYSGASCYYRYPNGDEIYNVTAAYLVAFPEGAVLSLDTAENTRWRFFAPDELPPTLISPERPILTDYVRLLEERRAG, encoded by the coding sequence ATGGACGACTACGTCACGGCACTCCGTCGGGCCGTCGGCACGAAGCCGCTCATTCTGCCGGGAGCCTCGGTGCTGGTCACCGACCCCGAGGGCGGGATCCTGCTGCTGGCCCGGGCCGACACCGGCGGCTGGGGCCTGCCCGGCGGGATCATGGAGCCCGGTGAGTCCTTCGAGGAGACGGGCCGGCGTGAGGTGCTGGAGGAGACCGGACTGACCGTCGGCCGGCTGGAGCTGCTCGGCGTGTACTCCGGAGCGTCCTGCTACTACCGCTACCCCAACGGCGACGAGATCTACAACGTCACCGCCGCCTACCTGGTCGCGTTCCCGGAAGGTGCCGTGCTGTCGCTGGACACCGCGGAGAACACGCGGTGGCGGTTCTTCGCGCCGGACGAGCTCCCGCCGACCCTGATCAGTCCGGAACGGCCGATCCTGACCGACTACGTGCGCCTGCTGGAGGAGCGGCGCGCGGGGTGA
- a CDS encoding MarR family winged helix-turn-helix transcriptional regulator, translated as MNAAGTPLPQLLLDARRWFEEALVATLVRAGMAPISPTQAQLFAALDAAGTTVSELARRMGVTRQTAHQAVHSLIGMGLLEQGPDPSSARRRLIRRTAEGAAAHLEVVSVLAALEEELARRIGRRATDSLRAALEAPRGEPPVLTLTPADGAGPGPAGADPDGEGS; from the coding sequence ATGAACGCCGCCGGCACCCCCCTTCCGCAGTTGCTCCTCGACGCCCGCCGCTGGTTCGAGGAGGCGCTCGTGGCGACGCTGGTACGGGCGGGCATGGCACCCATCTCGCCGACCCAGGCCCAGCTGTTCGCCGCACTGGACGCGGCGGGCACCACGGTCTCCGAACTGGCCCGGCGCATGGGCGTCACCCGCCAGACCGCCCACCAGGCCGTGCACAGCCTCATCGGGATGGGTCTCCTCGAACAGGGCCCGGACCCGTCCTCCGCCCGCCGGCGACTGATCCGCCGGACCGCCGAGGGCGCGGCGGCGCACCTCGAAGTCGTCTCGGTCCTCGCGGCGCTGGAGGAGGAACTCGCGCGGCGGATCGGCCGCCGGGCCACCGACTCCCTGCGCGCCGCGCTGGAGGCACCGCGAGGGGAACCGCCGGTGCTCACGCTCACCCCTGCGGACGGGGCCGGCCCGGGACCGGCCGGCGCGGACCCGGACGGTGAGGGGTCCTAG
- a CDS encoding ATP/GTP-binding protein — protein sequence MGSATSELPAQRTPLGDAAETGLKIVVVGGFGVGKTTLVRSVSEIRPLNTEEVMTQAGQGVDETAGVERKTTTTVAFDFGRISLNQRMVLYLFGAPGQERFWFLWDRLFSGTLGAIVLVDTRRMEDSWYAIDRLEHHKTPFVVAVNRFDDDERPHSLDEIRQALALGEHVPMVDCDARVRSSGKEVLITLVDHLYAMALAQEGTS from the coding sequence ATGGGCTCCGCAACCTCTGAGCTGCCCGCCCAGCGCACCCCGCTGGGCGACGCCGCCGAGACCGGCCTGAAAATCGTCGTCGTGGGCGGCTTCGGCGTCGGCAAGACCACCCTGGTCCGCTCGGTCAGCGAGATCCGGCCGCTCAACACCGAAGAGGTGATGACGCAGGCCGGACAGGGCGTCGACGAGACGGCGGGGGTCGAACGGAAGACCACGACGACCGTCGCGTTCGACTTCGGGCGCATCAGTCTCAACCAGCGGATGGTGCTCTACCTGTTCGGCGCACCGGGCCAGGAACGCTTCTGGTTCCTGTGGGACCGGCTGTTCTCCGGCACCCTGGGCGCCATCGTCCTCGTCGACACGCGTCGCATGGAGGACTCCTGGTACGCGATCGACCGGCTCGAGCACCACAAGACGCCGTTCGTGGTGGCGGTCAACCGCTTCGACGACGACGAGCGCCCGCACTCGCTCGACGAGATACGTCAGGCGCTCGCTCTCGGCGAGCACGTGCCGATGGTCGACTGCGACGCCCGGGTGCGGTCCTCGGGCAAAGAGGTCCTGATCACGCTCGTGGACCACCTCTACGCAATGGCGCTGGCCCAGGAGGGGACATCGTGA
- a CDS encoding quercetin 2,3-dioxygenase encodes MTAEFVTRHRSASRIPSEPGKPYFIEKGMGDRAHLFGDLFTVYAGGEQTENTFNFFTAEGPKGDTIPAHSHPDTYEVFYVTDGAVRLFVEDTAGEQYERLLTAGDFGFVPKNCPHAYRVERHHSRIVGVAAGPGGTFERFFENLGTPTEELGLPQRPYVPEPHKFGSVPQRYDVRFLPDHQWRTEG; translated from the coding sequence ATGACCGCCGAATTCGTCACCCGCCACCGCTCCGCCTCCCGCATACCGTCGGAGCCGGGCAAGCCGTACTTCATCGAGAAGGGCATGGGCGACCGCGCCCACCTGTTCGGCGACCTCTTCACCGTCTACGCGGGCGGCGAGCAGACCGAGAACACCTTCAACTTCTTCACCGCCGAGGGCCCCAAGGGCGACACCATCCCGGCCCACTCGCACCCGGACACCTACGAGGTCTTCTACGTCACCGACGGCGCCGTGCGCCTGTTCGTCGAGGACACGGCGGGCGAGCAGTACGAGAGGCTGCTGACCGCGGGCGACTTCGGCTTCGTACCGAAGAACTGTCCGCACGCCTACCGCGTGGAGCGGCACCACAGCCGCATCGTCGGGGTGGCGGCCGGTCCCGGCGGCACCTTCGAGCGGTTCTTCGAGAACCTGGGCACGCCCACCGAGGAACTCGGTCTGCCGCAGCGTCCGTACGTGCCGGAGCCGCACAAGTTCGGCAGTGTCCCCCAGCGGTACGACGTGCGCTTCCTGCCCGACCACCAGTGGCGCACGGAGGGCTGA
- a CDS encoding MFS transporter has product MSTTPHGQPPDHPSASPPSLPSLPSPLPSPPPESRTASGLRGVALDTRPLAHPVFRRLLIGQSAAYVGTMVTAVTIPVQVYELSHSSLSVGLTGLAGLVPLVVLGLYGGAVADRCDRRVLYLASASVTWAITLALLLQAVAELRSVPLVLVLVAVQAGAFAMSSAARGAIIPRVVPTHLVPAANTLYFTAGNAGQVAGPLVAGALISLPNGYCWAYGADALLFSLLLYSALRLPSIRPAGAGAGTGGLRPVLDGLRFIAAAPVLWMSFAVDIAAMTLAMPTALFPEAAHARFGGGTGLLYSAIAIGSVAAGLFSGWIGRVRRQGRALALAVVAWAAAIALAGTVRSLPAAVLLLAAAGAADLVSAVYRETVLQTYAPDALRGRLQGVFTVVVAGGPRLGDLRAGAMASATGLGLAWTGSALLCIVVVLAGALLVRPFWHYDVAAAPGTDAHRQR; this is encoded by the coding sequence ATGTCCACGACGCCGCACGGCCAGCCACCCGATCACCCCTCCGCCTCCCCTCCCTCCCTTCCCTCCCTTCCCTCGCCTCTCCCGTCTCCTCCGCCGGAGTCCCGGACGGCCTCCGGTCTGCGCGGCGTCGCACTCGACACCCGCCCCCTGGCACACCCCGTCTTCCGGCGCCTGCTGATCGGGCAGAGCGCGGCGTACGTGGGGACCATGGTCACGGCGGTCACCATCCCGGTGCAGGTGTACGAGCTGTCGCACTCCTCCCTGTCGGTGGGGCTGACGGGACTGGCCGGCCTCGTACCGCTCGTGGTCCTCGGCCTGTACGGGGGCGCCGTCGCCGACCGGTGCGACCGGCGCGTGCTCTACCTGGCGTCGGCGTCCGTCACCTGGGCGATCACGCTGGCGCTGCTGCTCCAGGCGGTCGCCGAGCTGCGTTCGGTCCCGCTCGTCCTGGTCCTCGTGGCCGTCCAGGCCGGTGCGTTCGCCATGTCGTCCGCCGCCCGCGGCGCGATCATTCCCCGCGTCGTTCCCACCCACCTGGTGCCCGCCGCGAACACGCTGTACTTCACCGCCGGCAACGCCGGGCAGGTCGCCGGTCCCCTGGTGGCCGGCGCCCTGATCTCCCTGCCGAACGGCTACTGCTGGGCCTACGGCGCCGACGCCCTGCTGTTCTCCCTCCTGCTGTACTCGGCCCTGCGCCTGCCGTCGATCAGACCGGCCGGCGCGGGAGCCGGAACCGGCGGCCTGCGCCCGGTCCTGGACGGGCTGCGCTTCATCGCGGCCGCTCCCGTGCTCTGGATGTCCTTCGCGGTCGACATCGCGGCGATGACCCTGGCCATGCCCACCGCGCTGTTCCCGGAGGCCGCACATGCGCGCTTCGGCGGAGGAACGGGCCTGCTGTACTCGGCCATCGCCATCGGGTCCGTCGCCGCCGGACTGTTCAGCGGATGGATCGGCCGCGTACGCCGTCAGGGCCGGGCGCTGGCCCTCGCGGTCGTCGCGTGGGCGGCGGCCATCGCGCTCGCGGGCACCGTCCGCAGTCTCCCGGCCGCCGTGCTGCTGCTGGCCGCCGCCGGTGCGGCGGACCTGGTCAGCGCGGTCTACCGCGAGACCGTCCTGCAGACCTACGCGCCCGACGCCCTGCGCGGCCGTCTGCAGGGCGTCTTCACCGTCGTCGTCGCGGGCGGTCCCCGTCTCGGTGATCTGCGCGCCGGGGCGATGGCCTCCGCCACCGGTCTCGGCCTCGCGTGGACCGGCAGTGCGCTGCTCTGCATCGTCGTCGTCCTCGCCGGAGCGCTGCTGGTCCGGCCGTTCTGGCACTACGACGTCGCCGCGGCGCCCGGCACCGACGCGCACCGACAGCGCTAG
- a CDS encoding helix-turn-helix domain-containing protein: protein MSQNSQTGKDQTGNGRAERDRPEKVSAEPRDTTHAHLAGEVIGRHRHGYHQLLYVSAGVLAVQTGEASWVASSARAMWIPAETWHEHRVHGHSSVHTLGFAAHDTLLRSRTPAVMAVDALVRELIIACSEPSLPGPEARRLRAVLRDRLRRALVEPLTLPTPASPLLRQACALVTGDLQRPRAAAWLARRIGVSERTLTRLFRTEFGMTYPQWRTNVRVFHAMVLLAEGANVSETGRRCGWATTSAFIDTFSRTMGQTPGTYRVGSGA from the coding sequence ATGTCGCAGAACAGCCAGACGGGGAAGGACCAGACGGGGAACGGCCGGGCGGAGCGCGATCGGCCGGAGAAGGTGTCCGCGGAGCCCAGGGACACCACCCACGCCCATCTCGCAGGTGAGGTCATCGGACGTCACCGGCACGGGTATCACCAGCTTCTCTACGTCAGCGCCGGCGTGCTGGCGGTGCAGACGGGCGAGGCGTCCTGGGTGGCGTCCAGCGCCCGCGCCATGTGGATCCCGGCGGAGACCTGGCACGAGCACCGGGTGCACGGGCACAGCTCCGTGCACACCCTCGGGTTCGCCGCCCACGACACCCTGCTCAGGTCCCGGACGCCGGCCGTCATGGCCGTGGACGCCCTGGTGCGTGAGCTGATCATCGCGTGCAGCGAACCCTCCCTCCCCGGACCGGAGGCACGTCGCCTGCGGGCCGTCCTGCGGGACCGGCTGCGCCGCGCGCTCGTCGAACCGCTGACGCTGCCCACTCCCGCCAGTCCTTTGCTGCGGCAGGCGTGCGCGCTGGTGACCGGCGATCTGCAACGGCCGCGCGCCGCCGCCTGGCTGGCCCGGCGCATCGGGGTGAGCGAGCGCACCCTGACCCGTCTGTTCAGGACCGAGTTCGGCATGACCTACCCGCAGTGGCGGACCAACGTCCGGGTCTTCCACGCCATGGTGCTGCTGGCGGAAGGAGCGAACGTCAGTGAGACGGGGCGGCGGTGCGGGTGGGCGACGACCAGCGCCTTCATCGACACGTTCAGCCGCACGATGGGACAGACACCGGGGACCTACCGCGTCGGCTCCGGCGCGTAG
- a CDS encoding XapX domain-containing protein: MTAPRAARAGRFTRHAALAFAAGALMGGVYWALSVPSPAPPLLGLTGLAGIVAGERAVTAVRDRLARRRPAPPAADGPAPAPSSPPAPSPSRSRPSQEPTHDSR; encoded by the coding sequence GTGACCGCCCCGCGAGCGGCCCGCGCCGGCCGTTTCACGCGACACGCCGCACTCGCCTTCGCCGCGGGTGCCCTGATGGGTGGCGTCTACTGGGCCCTGTCCGTCCCCTCTCCCGCGCCACCCCTGCTCGGCCTGACCGGGCTGGCGGGCATCGTCGCGGGTGAGCGCGCCGTCACCGCGGTCCGCGACCGGCTCGCCCGGCGCCGTCCGGCACCCCCCGCGGCCGACGGTCCCGCCCCCGCCCCCTCGTCCCCTCCCGCCCCCTCTCCCTCCCGGTCCCGTCCCTCCCAGGAGCCCACCCATGACAGCCGCTGA
- a CDS encoding cytochrome P450 encodes MSDSTGSPSAGTPPPGCPAHGSAVQLGGLEYQQTPSQLYRTMRREHGAVAPVVLDGGIPAWLVLGYPEVSYVTSHDELFARDSRRWNQWPNIPEDWPLLPFVGYQPSVLFTEGAEHQRRAGVITQALEGVDQFELARECQSIAEQLINSFAGSGQAELMNSYAHALPARAVLWMCGMPQGSADTEQLVDDLRISLDAGEGDDPVAAYMRVGGRIMQLVKEKRDRPGPDVTSRMLQDPAGLSDEEIVQDLISVIAAAQQPTANWICNTLRLLLTDERFAVNVSGGRVSVGDALNEVLWLDTPTQNFIGRWAVRDTQLGGRLIREGDCLVLGLAAANTDPQIWPESHVGAENSSHLSFSNGEHRCPYPAPLLADVMARTAVETLLERLPDLVLAVDPEELTWRPSIWMRGLASLPVQFTPAAH; translated from the coding sequence GTGAGCGATTCCACCGGCTCCCCGTCCGCGGGCACGCCTCCACCGGGCTGCCCCGCGCACGGCTCCGCCGTACAGCTGGGCGGTCTGGAGTACCAGCAGACGCCGTCGCAGCTGTACCGCACCATGCGCCGGGAGCACGGGGCGGTGGCGCCGGTCGTGCTCGACGGCGGCATCCCCGCCTGGCTCGTCCTCGGCTATCCCGAGGTCAGCTATGTGACCAGCCACGACGAGCTGTTCGCACGGGACTCCCGGCGCTGGAACCAGTGGCCGAACATCCCGGAGGACTGGCCCCTGCTGCCGTTCGTCGGCTACCAGCCGTCGGTGCTGTTCACCGAGGGCGCGGAGCACCAGCGCCGGGCCGGCGTCATCACGCAGGCGCTGGAGGGGGTCGACCAGTTCGAGCTGGCCCGCGAGTGCCAGTCGATCGCCGAGCAGCTGATCAACTCGTTCGCCGGCAGCGGTCAGGCCGAGCTGATGAACTCGTACGCGCACGCCCTGCCGGCCCGTGCGGTGCTGTGGATGTGCGGTATGCCGCAGGGCAGTGCGGACACCGAGCAGCTCGTCGACGACCTGCGGATCTCGCTCGACGCCGGTGAGGGCGACGACCCGGTGGCGGCGTACATGCGCGTCGGCGGGCGCATCATGCAGCTGGTGAAGGAGAAGCGGGACCGTCCGGGACCCGACGTCACCTCCCGGATGCTGCAGGACCCGGCGGGGCTCAGTGACGAGGAGATCGTGCAGGACCTGATCTCCGTCATCGCGGCGGCCCAGCAGCCGACCGCCAACTGGATCTGCAACACCCTGCGGCTGCTGCTGACCGACGAGCGTTTCGCGGTCAACGTCTCCGGCGGCCGGGTCAGTGTCGGCGACGCGCTCAACGAGGTGCTGTGGCTGGACACGCCGACGCAGAACTTCATCGGCCGCTGGGCGGTGCGCGACACCCAGCTCGGCGGACGGCTCATCCGTGAGGGTGACTGCCTCGTCCTCGGCCTGGCGGCGGCCAACACGGACCCGCAGATCTGGCCCGAGTCGCACGTAGGCGCCGAGAACTCCTCGCACCTGTCGTTCAGCAACGGTGAGCACCGCTGCCCGTATCCGGCTCCGCTGCTCGCCGACGTGATGGCGCGCACGGCGGTGGAGACACTCCTGGAGCGGCTGCCCGACCTGGTACTGGCCGTCGATCCGGAGGAGCTGACCTGGCGTCCGTCCATCTGGATGCGGGGACTCGCGTCCCTGCCGGTGCAGTTCACCCCGGCGGCGCACTGA
- a CDS encoding amidohydrolase family protein produces the protein MTAADAPQLVDVHAHFVTDSYIRRARAAGHELPDGMPAWPSWSPAAHLDLMDRCGIGTALLSLSSPGVHFGDDAAARDLAREVNEESAQVVREHPDRFGLLASLPLPDVEGALMEIAYAFDRLGADGVVLETNTHGVYLGDPRLEPVFAELGRRGAVVFLHPTSPVCWQQSALRRPRPMVEFVFDTARTVTDLLFAGTLERHPDLKVVVPHCGGALPVLADRIDGFMKLFLPGDEGAPDALAQLRRLHYDLAGTPFPRQLPALLGLVGPEQLLYGSDYCWTPPAAARAHAASVDAAPVPAALAGTTWRSLTTANAHRLLPRLAH, from the coding sequence ATGACAGCCGCTGATGCTCCGCAACTCGTCGACGTGCACGCGCACTTCGTCACCGACTCCTACATCCGCCGGGCCAGGGCCGCCGGGCACGAACTGCCCGACGGCATGCCCGCGTGGCCCAGCTGGTCGCCTGCCGCCCACCTGGACCTGATGGACCGCTGCGGTATCGGCACCGCGTTGCTGTCGCTCTCCTCCCCCGGCGTGCACTTCGGTGACGACGCGGCGGCCCGGGACCTGGCACGCGAGGTCAACGAGGAGAGCGCCCAGGTGGTGCGCGAACACCCGGACAGGTTCGGCCTGTTGGCCTCGCTGCCCCTGCCCGACGTCGAGGGCGCCCTCATGGAGATCGCGTACGCCTTCGACCGTCTCGGGGCCGACGGGGTGGTCCTGGAGACCAACACCCACGGCGTCTACCTCGGCGACCCGCGGCTGGAGCCGGTCTTCGCGGAGCTCGGCCGGCGCGGCGCCGTGGTCTTCCTCCACCCCACCTCGCCCGTGTGCTGGCAGCAGTCCGCCCTCCGGCGGCCGCGCCCCATGGTGGAGTTCGTCTTCGACACCGCGCGGACCGTCACGGACCTGCTGTTCGCGGGAACCCTCGAACGCCACCCGGACCTGAAGGTCGTCGTTCCGCACTGCGGCGGCGCCCTGCCCGTGCTCGCCGACCGCATCGACGGTTTCATGAAGCTGTTCCTGCCCGGCGACGAGGGTGCCCCCGACGCCCTCGCGCAACTGCGCCGCCTGCACTACGACCTCGCCGGCACCCCTTTCCCCCGCCAGCTCCCCGCGCTGCTGGGCCTGGTCGGACCCGAACAGCTGCTGTACGGAAGCGACTACTGCTGGACCCCGCCCGCCGCGGCGCGGGCCCATGCCGCCTCGGTGGACGCGGCCCCGGTCCCCGCCGCACTCGCGGGTACCACCTGGCGCTCCCTGACCACCGCCAACGCACACCGCCTGCTGCCCCGCCTCGCCCACTGA
- a CDS encoding FAD-dependent monooxygenase, giving the protein MRAIVVGAGIGGLAATLSLRRAGHEVTLVERTPRFAEVGAGIQLAPNATRVLRRLGVLDAVAAWAVRPARVCFRTWSDGTDVCSHLLGREVEEEFGAPYLLLHRADLHQVLAAAVPSGSVRLDTTVVGVDQDDGAAYVTTASGERLGADVVVAADGIRSAARQWLFGADEALFSHTAAYRALLPAAAVADLDLPELGVWMGPGRHFVHYWVRRGELLNTVAVFTAEAAQESWTARAEPGEQLCEFAGWDPRVLGVLERAGQVLRYGIHTRAPLARWNVGRVTLLGDSAHATVPFLAQGAAQAIMDAAVLGEVLTDAAPADVPAALDRYVHRRLATATSSQAGAARAGEDFHLPDGPAAEARDARMAAYAAGHRFMPQAAGWTADAGDGPTAPV; this is encoded by the coding sequence GTGAGGGCGATCGTCGTGGGGGCGGGCATCGGTGGGCTGGCGGCGACACTCAGCCTGCGCCGGGCCGGCCACGAGGTGACACTGGTCGAGCGGACACCGCGGTTCGCCGAGGTCGGCGCGGGCATCCAGCTCGCGCCCAACGCCACCCGGGTGCTGCGCCGGCTGGGCGTACTGGACGCGGTCGCCGCATGGGCCGTACGCCCCGCGCGGGTGTGTTTCCGCACCTGGTCCGACGGGACCGACGTCTGCAGCCATCTGCTGGGCCGCGAGGTGGAGGAGGAGTTCGGTGCGCCCTACCTGCTTCTGCACCGGGCCGACCTGCACCAGGTGCTGGCCGCCGCGGTGCCGTCCGGATCCGTGCGCCTGGACACCACGGTGGTGGGCGTCGACCAGGACGACGGGGCCGCGTACGTGACCACGGCGAGCGGCGAGCGCCTGGGCGCGGACGTGGTCGTGGCCGCCGACGGGATACGGTCCGCGGCCCGCCAGTGGCTCTTCGGTGCGGACGAGGCCCTCTTCTCGCACACGGCCGCCTACCGGGCGCTGCTCCCGGCGGCCGCGGTGGCCGACCTGGACCTGCCGGAACTCGGCGTCTGGATGGGCCCGGGCCGGCACTTCGTGCACTACTGGGTGCGCCGGGGTGAACTCCTCAACACGGTGGCCGTGTTCACCGCGGAAGCGGCACAGGAGTCGTGGACCGCCCGGGCCGAACCGGGGGAGCAGCTGTGCGAGTTCGCGGGCTGGGACCCCCGGGTGCTCGGCGTCCTGGAACGCGCGGGCCAGGTGCTCCGCTACGGCATTCACACCCGTGCCCCGCTCGCCCGGTGGAACGTCGGGCGGGTGACTCTGCTGGGCGACAGCGCGCACGCGACGGTGCCGTTCCTGGCCCAGGGTGCGGCCCAGGCGATCATGGACGCGGCGGTGCTCGGCGAGGTCCTTACTGACGCGGCACCGGCCGACGTACCCGCGGCGCTCGACCGCTACGTGCACCGCCGCCTGGCCACGGCCACGAGCTCACAGGCGGGTGCCGCCCGGGCGGGCGAGGACTTCCACCTGCCGGACGGCCCGGCGGCCGAGGCCCGCGACGCCCGCATGGCGGCGTACGCGGCCGGCCACAGGTTCATGCCGCAGGCGGCCGGCTGGACGGCGGACGCCGGCGACGGACCCACGGCGCCGGTGTGA
- a CDS encoding cytochrome P450, with amino-acid sequence MSTAQQVPDILSPEFAADPYPAYAAMREKNPLIWHEATQSYIISRYDDVERVFKDKKSEFTTDNYDWQLEPVHGKTILQLSGREHAVRRALVAPAFRGSDLQEKFLPVIERNSLALIDSFRRTGSADIVSDYATRFPVNVIADMLGLDKADHARFHGWYTAVIAFLGNLSGDAEVTAAGERTRREFAEYMIPIIRDRRDNLGDDLLSTLCAAEVDGVRMSDEDIKAFCSLLLAAGGETTDKAIASILANLLLHPEQLAAVREDRSLIPAAFAETLRYTPPVHMIMRQSATDVEVSGGTIPKGATVTCLIGAANRDERRYADPDRFDIFRTDLTTKSAFSAAADHLAFALGRHFCVGALLAKAEVEIGLGQLLDAMPDLRLADGYDPVEQGVFTRGPQSLPVRFTPAAD; translated from the coding sequence GTGTCCACTGCCCAGCAGGTGCCCGACATCCTCTCGCCCGAGTTCGCTGCGGATCCCTACCCCGCATACGCGGCGATGCGAGAGAAAAACCCCCTGATCTGGCACGAGGCGACCCAGAGTTACATCATTTCCCGTTACGACGACGTCGAACGCGTCTTCAAGGACAAGAAGTCCGAGTTCACGACGGACAACTACGACTGGCAGCTCGAGCCGGTCCACGGCAAGACGATCCTCCAGCTCAGCGGCCGGGAGCACGCGGTGCGGCGCGCCCTCGTCGCCCCCGCGTTCCGCGGCAGCGACCTGCAGGAGAAGTTCCTGCCGGTCATCGAGCGCAACTCGCTCGCGCTCATCGACTCCTTCCGGCGCACCGGCTCCGCCGACATAGTCAGCGACTACGCGACCCGGTTCCCGGTCAACGTCATCGCGGACATGCTGGGCCTGGACAAGGCCGACCACGCCCGTTTCCACGGCTGGTACACGGCCGTCATCGCCTTCCTGGGCAACCTCTCCGGCGATGCCGAGGTGACCGCCGCGGGCGAGCGCACCCGCCGGGAGTTCGCCGAGTACATGATCCCGATCATCCGTGACCGGCGCGACAACCTGGGCGACGACCTGCTGTCGACGCTCTGCGCCGCCGAGGTCGACGGTGTCCGGATGAGCGACGAGGACATCAAGGCGTTCTGCAGCCTGCTGCTCGCCGCCGGCGGGGAGACCACGGACAAGGCGATCGCCAGCATCCTCGCCAATCTGCTCCTGCACCCGGAGCAGTTGGCGGCCGTCCGCGAGGACCGGAGCCTGATCCCCGCCGCCTTCGCCGAGACGCTGCGCTACACCCCGCCGGTCCACATGATCATGCGGCAGTCGGCCACCGACGTCGAGGTCTCCGGCGGCACCATCCCGAAGGGCGCGACGGTGACATGCCTCATCGGGGCCGCCAACCGGGACGAGCGCCGCTACGCCGACCCCGACCGCTTCGACATATTCCGGACCGACCTCACCACGAAGTCCGCGTTCTCCGCTGCCGCGGACCACCTCGCCTTCGCGCTGGGACGGCACTTCTGCGTGGGTGCGCTGCTCGCGAAGGCGGAGGTCGAGATCGGCCTCGGCCAACTGCTCGACGCCATGCCCGACCTGCGCCTCGCCGACGGCTACGACCCTGTCGAGCAGGGCGTGTTCACGCGCGGCCCGCAGTCCCTGCCGGTGCGTTTCACCCCGGCCGCCGACTGA
- a CDS encoding DUF1427 family protein has product MPYLKALAAGLLVGALYAALRVRSPAPPPIALFGLLGMLLGQAALAAL; this is encoded by the coding sequence GTGCCGTACCTCAAGGCGCTCGCGGCCGGACTGCTGGTCGGGGCGCTCTATGCCGCGCTGCGGGTCAGGTCCCCCGCGCCACCGCCGATCGCCCTGTTCGGCCTGCTGGGCATGCTGCTCGGCCAGGCGGCCCTGGCGGCGCTGTGA